The genomic window TATTTCCATTTCAATTTGATTTTGAAAATGACAAATATTAGGTTTTAAATGGTTCTTTTTTTGTCTTTTTGTTGTAGGAGTTATGAATGAATTTGATAGTGACACAACGTATTGGCTTTAGCAAGAACTAGGACTGTTGAATCCGATAATTAATCTATCACTGTATTTTTATTAGTAATAAATCCAAATATAGAGGTTGGAGGGGCACCTTATGGAATTAGACTCTATTGACTTTATTCTATCCCATTTCAGAAGTCCGACTGCTGGATTTCCGCGCAAAATGATGACTAAGAGTTCAAATGGTCTGATCTCAATAAATTCAAAAGGGGAAATATTACAAAGATGCAGAGAAGCGGATTATAAAGAATGTCTTATAAATGCCTACCCTGAAATTTTAGAACTCAACGGAATGCTTATCCAATCACCCAATTTGATTCTTATTGATTTGGACCTTTCCCTTTGTACTTCCTGCGTCTACCCAATTAGGAAACTCGACTACCTCTTAAAACAAACATTAAGGCAAATAAAGAAAGATATCAACGGTCAACCTACCGTATTGTGGACCGGTAATGGCTATCATATTTATTTACCGGTACAGATCCCGATTCTGGATAACGAGTTTGAATTTTCTAAAGAAAGATTTCAAAATCTATTTTCATTAAATAATCGATACTATGAATACTATATGTCAGAAGTTTTTATGCAATTTGCAGAAAAATATTTGATAGGCGGAAAGTCTGATCTTTTGCATATGCTCAGGTATACAAACTGTATGGTCCGAATCCCTGATACTTACAATATGGATAGCTTAAATAAAGGATTGAGTTTAGAAAAATCACAGGTTAAGATCCTCCAGGAATGGGATGGAAATATAATGGATATTAAACCCTTAATACAAGAGTTTAAGATATGGTTAGCCAAGCAATGAAATACCTATAATATTAAGGAACGACCTTCTAGTAAAAAATTCGGTTCAGTTTGTTGTCGGAGTAACAGTTGTTACCGTTGTGATCAATATGGATAGAAATGATCCAATTCTATTTGCCTTTTTCAAACAGCCCCAAACAAATTATTTTCACTATCCAAAAACATTGCAAAAAACCCAACATTAGGTATTTCTGTCTTATGCAAGGTAACCTTACCACCGGAGTTATTTATTTTTGAGGTATGTTCATCTATGGAGTTAACCAAAATATAATTTGTAACTATGGGTAGTGAATCACGTTCATCATTCCTCCAGTAATACCCTTTCTGCCGTTTTCATGCTCTGTTTCGCACATCCATAATTCGACTTTTGAATCTCCTAACTGCTTAATTTCTTCATATTCCATCCAAACACATATTTGTAGAATTGTTGAGCTCGACCTGTATTATCAACTGGAATATCAAAATGATACAATGTGGGCATGGTTGTGAATACGTTCCTTCATATTTAAATCTGACAGGTTCATCTCTTTGATACCTCTTTATAGCATTAGAGATTCATTCTTGACTTTAATTTAATGACTCGGATGAAATAGCTTTGAATTGATTTGATCTTGATGTGGATACTATTGTGTTACTTGCGTCTAAATAATGATGTTTGAGTATCAATAGATGCCGCCGCAAAAAGAGATAAAGGAAGATTTGGGTTATAAGACAATAGGCTGAATAAAATGGATTGGTATGTATGATATTCTTAATTATTGTAGTCGATACTTAGCAGAGAAATCATTGCCTGTCACGAAAATAAGGCAGTACCTTATTACAAAATTTTTGTACAAATTCTACTTCATCAGGACTAGTACTCTGTAAATAAATTTGTGTAAAACCTGCATCAAAATACTCTTCTAGAGGTTTTATCAAATCTTCTATTGAGGTGACTATTAAAGTAGATTTTTTTAATTTTTCATCAGAAACCTCTTGCTCTGCTTTTTGCTGCAATTTCATAGGATTGTTAATTTCAGTATTAAATACATCCTCTATCTCTGTAGCTCTCCAAAAATCTGAAGATTTGAATGCTTTGTCATAGTCTTCAGAATATGATATTTTGGGTTTGCCTATTTTTTCAAGTTCCAAAGGATCTTTGCCTGCTTCCCGAGCAGCCTTATCAAATCTATCGAATACTTTCTTGGCTTGTTCTGGTTTTGAAATTGTTATTAAACCATCTGTATAATATGCAGCTGCATGGATCGCCTCCGAACCCGAAGCAGCCATATACAAAGGAATGTTTTCAGAAGAAGGAGGAGTATAAAGTTTAGCATCATTTGTTTTAAAATATTGTCCTTTAAATGTAATAAAATCGTTACCTGATAAACTATTAGAATTAGAATAGGATTCATTATTCATTTGTTGTTGGCCAATTTCAACTTTGTTCCATAATTTCTTTATTATTAGTAATGCTTCAATGGTTCTGTCTAACCTGATTTTTGGGGAAGGCCAATCAAAACCCACAGAAACTTCGTTCATAGCTTCTCCAGTTCCTATTCCAAGAGCAATTCGTCCCGGATACAACACATCGATAGAGGCAAAGGCCTGGGCTATAATTGCCGGATTGTATCTGAATACTGGAGCGGTGACTCCAGTAACAAACTTCATACTTTTTGTCTTTTCGGCAGCAGCCGCCAACCACACCCAGGTAAAATTTCCAAATCCGCCATCATGATGCCAAGGATGAAAGTGATCACTTGTCATGGTCGTAGTGAATCCCCCTCTTTCAGCTTCTAGTACGAATTTAAATAAATCCTGCATAGAGTATTGCTCTTGAGAAGCCCAGTATCCAATGAATTTCATATTAGGACCTATTCAATATAGTATTTATCAAATATACCTAGAACCTTAAATAAAATATCCTATTGTGTTTATATCCCATTAACTGATATATCCACTACCATCTTCTAGACCCTTTGCTAATTCCCTTACACACATTATAAAATTGTCATTCAACTATAGGTATTTGTACAATGGTCTGTGATAATTTAGTTATTATTGGACTAAGTATGTAGTTTGAAGATACAAAAAAGAGTTAGAAATCTAACTTATAGCCAATCAATTATTGTAAGACCGACGATCAACTATGAAAAATTTGGATTTAAAATGGGTATGTTACATATATATTTAAGAGAAGGAAATATCGATGAAATAGCCACGAGGGTCCGAGAAATTGAAGGAATCGAGTTTGTGGAAGTTCACATTGGAAACTCTGACATTATTGGAAAAGTATTATACAAGTATAGTAAAGAATTACTAAATATAACATCTCATATAAGAAAAACCAGGACGGTTGAAAAATTGGTGTGGTCGGAAATGATCTACAGAATCTATTCTAAAAATAATCCATTTCAATTCACAAAAAAGGTAATTTAAATAAGCTTGTTTCAAAACTACTATTTTCCTTACAGAAACTAATGTATGTGTTCATAAACATAATGACAAAATGATATTCAATTCTTTCATACATGATCCGGCTTTTCGTGATACTTGAGCTAATACCTATTGTTAAAATCTACTCAGATATTTTGATTGGATTAAAATTTTCTTGCTGTAAAAGTATATTAATTAATTTAGCACTATAATAAGTGACAAAATAAAATAATGATCTATTTAGTACTCTCCACGTACAAGTTGCTTTACGGATTATGAGCCATGAATCATAAATTTAATCATCTTAACAAAGATACAGAAATTGTTGGAAAAGGGTCTGAAATCGATCTGGGGGTCTTATCGTCTACACAAACTTTTCCGCCATCTATTACCTCATTGAATTTTCCTTTCGATTTAAAGGAGGACCAAATAGCAGCAGTAGATGCATGGATGGCAAACAATAACAGGGGAACTATTCTCTACAGTACAGGAACAGGAAAAACTGAGATAGCGTTTGAATGTGCAAAAAGGTTAGCGGGTCGCCATATATCACCTAAAAACATGGAATCACTTTCAAATGTGGATGAGTTAAATAATAATGATTTGATTTTGAAAAATAAACATAAGGATATTTCTGTTCCTAAACAGATTGAAATTGCTGCAGATACCAATAGGGAAAAAGATGTCGCCCCATATTCATTCTTCAATGTTTTATTTCTAGTACCCAGAATATCATTAATAGATCAAACTGTAAATAGACTAATTTCATATGGCATCCCAAAGGAGAAAGTTGGAGTATATTTTGGGGAACGCAAAGAAAAAAAGGAGATAATGATATGCACATACCATAGTGTAATAAGAAATCCACTATTGATTAGGCGTTCTAGTATGGTAATATTTGATGAAGTGCATTTGATAAGAGACACTTCAAAATCTTTCATCAAAATTTTTGACATTGTAGTTGAAGACCCAAAAAAGGCCATTCTAGGTCTTACGGCGACTTTGGATGAGCGGGATTTTAAAAACAGTACAATACTGGCAGTTTTACCGCCAGTAATAAAATACACTATTAAAAAAGCAGTTATAGATAAAAGGCTAGCCAAACCGGTAGTAATTCCAATAAAAGTTTCTCTGACAGAAAGTGAACAGAAAGAATACGATGTCTATTCCACGAAGATAAAGAATATTTCAAATAAATTCAAAAGATATGATGTCAGTTCAATGACCAATCTGTTGAAAAAAGGTGGATTTGCAAGCGGAATGGCGAAAGCTTGGTTTGCAAACATTCGAAAGAGGAAGTTGTTGTTAAGCTATGCTGAAAATAAATTATCTGAAGCAGCAAATATAATTCAAAATAAATTTCCAGATGAAAAAATAATGGTATTTAGTGAAACAATAGAATCTATTGAAAGGTTGAGGGATATCTTGGAGATTAGAGGAATGGAATCTAAAATAATTGATGCCAATGTAAAGACAATAGAAAGACAAAGGATTCTAAATAATTGGGGTAAGACTTTTAACGTTCTACTATCGGTACATACTTTGGAAATAGGTTATGATGTTCCTCAAGTCAGGATAGAACTTATCCTGGCTACTACATCTAATATAAACCAAATAGTTCAAAGAATAGGCAGAGTACTTCGAAAGCATGAGGGCAAAAATATAGCTTTAATTTATGTGGTATATGTTCCTGACACGAAGGATGATAATGTAATCGAAGTAGTTAAAAAAGCCGTGACAGCCGAGAATGAAGAAATCAATATTATTCAGAAACAAAGATCTAAGAAGAAACGATCTAATAGTACGGTGGCTGAAAAAACATTACCGTCACCCTTGCCTTCGTCAATACAGGCTCATAAGATACAACAGTCTCAATCACTTGGACAAACATCCGTTATACCACTATCAGACAAATCTAAGAAAAGACGAAAAGAAACTACAAATGAAAAAGTTACTGAAAAAGAAAATGTTGATAAAAGAATCCTCAAAGCATATGATATTGTGGAGTCAACTCTAAGTAAAGAATCTCTAATAGTTGAATCGAATTTCAAAACGATTAATATAAAGGATGGAACTGTGCCGGATCTTGTTAAGGAAAGTTTGGAGTCTGAGCTGGGCTTATACAAGGTAAAGAGCTCCATGGATAGAGGAAAAATTTATCTTGTGAACTTGGAAAAACAGAGTTGTACTTGTAATGATTTTATTTATAGACATGTAAAATGCAAACATATTCTAGCAACAGAAATCATTTCACCTAAATATAGTA from Candidatus Nitrosocosmicus arcticus includes these protein-coding regions:
- a CDS encoding DEAD/DEAH box helicase family protein → MNHKFNHLNKDTEIVGKGSEIDLGVLSSTQTFPPSITSLNFPFDLKEDQIAAVDAWMANNNRGTILYSTGTGKTEIAFECAKRLAGRHISPKNMESLSNVDELNNNDLILKNKHKDISVPKQIEIAADTNREKDVAPYSFFNVLFLVPRISLIDQTVNRLISYGIPKEKVGVYFGERKEKKEIMICTYHSVIRNPLLIRRSSMVIFDEVHLIRDTSKSFIKIFDIVVEDPKKAILGLTATLDERDFKNSTILAVLPPVIKYTIKKAVIDKRLAKPVVIPIKVSLTESEQKEYDVYSTKIKNISNKFKRYDVSSMTNLLKKGGFASGMAKAWFANIRKRKLLLSYAENKLSEAANIIQNKFPDEKIMVFSETIESIERLRDILEIRGMESKIIDANVKTIERQRILNNWGKTFNVLLSVHTLEIGYDVPQVRIELILATTSNINQIVQRIGRVLRKHEGKNIALIYVVYVPDTKDDNVIEVVKKAVTAENEEINIIQKQRSKKKRSNSTVAEKTLPSPLPSSIQAHKIQQSQSLGQTSVIPLSDKSKKRRKETTNEKVTEKENVDKRILKAYDIVESTLSKESLIVESNFKTINIKDGTVPDLVKESLESELGLYKVKSSMDRGKIYLVNLEKQSCTCNDFIYRHVKCKHILATEIISPKYSIKN
- a CDS encoding LLM class flavin-dependent oxidoreductase — translated: MKFIGYWASQEQYSMQDLFKFVLEAERGGFTTTMTSDHFHPWHHDGGFGNFTWVWLAAAAEKTKSMKFVTGVTAPVFRYNPAIIAQAFASIDVLYPGRIALGIGTGEAMNEVSVGFDWPSPKIRLDRTIEALLIIKKLWNKVEIGQQQMNNESYSNSNSLSGNDFITFKGQYFKTNDAKLYTPPSSENIPLYMAASGSEAIHAAAYYTDGLITISKPEQAKKVFDRFDKAAREAGKDPLELEKIGKPKISYSEDYDKAFKSSDFWRATEIEDVFNTEINNPMKLQQKAEQEVSDEKLKKSTLIVTSIEDLIKPLEEYFDAGFTQIYLQSTSPDEVEFVQKFCNKVLPYFRDRQ